AACTGAAGTCCCTTAAAATTCTTGGAATGAAAGTTGAATTTTTGGTCAGTCGTTTAGAACATCTTCAAAGGGCTGCCTCTGACGCCGAAGCTGCCAAGAACAAGCAGCAATATTTGGATCTGTGTTCGGAGCATGATGTCTCTGAAAGTGAGATAAAAGATGTTGAAGAGAAAATCCGCGAATTAGTTAGTGTTTTTGATAAGTGTTTTGATGAAATCGAGGGGCTAAAATTAGAGATTGAGAACCACGAGTCCAGGTTTCAGAAACAGGTTAGTGCTCTTACTTTCTAATCTCTAGTCTCGACTAGTTATGTTAATTATATGCAGTCAATCTCATTTTGTATGTTTTCCGAGTGTAGCAAAGAGTTTAGTTTTTGGTAACATCTGTGCATTTTGGTTTTCTGAGTAATCTTCTCAGCTTTTGTAAGTAGGTGTTATTATTTAGGTGATATATTTAGAAATTAGCTTAATATTATGAAATTCACTTAGTCTAGGAGAACAAATTAGAACTAGAGAAAGTGATTTGATGGTAACATTGTAATATGGAAAAGCTGTAATCGCCTGAGTCGTGTAATATTATTAAGTGGACAGACATATTTGAGGTTAAAGAACTGCACTTCTGTATATATAGATAAATACTGAATGAAGTATgtatcttattttctagtattgtaAATGTGTTAATGTTATGAATCTGATCATATCATTTATTTGCAAAGTTATACTACGTACGTTGTAAGTCGCAAGACTGAGTGTAATATACTAATATGCTATTATTAAGGTCTTATTGGATAAAACTAGTTCAAATATGAATGAAAGTTTAAAAGAAAATTTAAAGTCACCAGGGGCGTGGCAAAGTGAATGGGGGCCCTGTGCGAATTTGCAAATCGGGGCCCTTTTTATGAATCAAAATAAATATGTAAAgaggataaaaaaaattacaagcgTATACAAAGTATTATAAGTTTCACTTTAAgtaattcgtttttttttttgtgttagcacccggttcacccttagggttaaTCCGAATTCGAGGCGAGTtgtgggtggataggttccaatCCCCTCTCAATTATTGTTGTGGGGATCGAACATgagtcctccctaccaagttcagcttTAATCACCATtgaaccaacaaacaattgTACTTTAAGTAATTCGTATAACTTAACTATTAAGTATTTGGATGTCCCGTTTTCAAAATCATTTGTATACTGTAAATAACGTGACAAATTTGTTTAACTaaaaaagtactccctccgtcccggaatacttgacctgttttccttttcgggccgtcccttaatacttgacctgtttctaaaaatggaaatattctaacaatattatattatttctcactccacccctattaacccacctaccccctactccatacaaaaaataattaaaaattcaacccctactctcccccaaccccacctcttaacccacctcccactaactacattaaaataataccccactatcaactactacctattaaattaaataagtcaattcaagtcccttaaactctgtgccggtcaaaccgggtcgagtattccgggacgaagggagtaataattaatactttgtactctttttagtttttggaaaaatatttcaaaacaaaaaaattattaagaAAATTATCCATCATTAACTAACACAAGTTTTTTTTGAAAGGATTAACAAACAAATTAATGTTACGACACATAAATATAGAAAATctttacgttttaaatattttcttttatattgtaACATAATGGACAATTACGCCCCTAATATCGTGTTAAAATTGGTGACAATTGATTATTATTTTAAGAAGTTAAATTCATTTTTCGGTGTTGTTAAACCATATTCATGATACTAAAcgtaaaaattttaaaaattagtgAAGGTATAGTAAATGCGGAGTATTAATCGATCATTTTTTAAAAGCTTCAGAAGTTGAAAGCTAGAAATTCAGTTTTAATAGGAAGCACCTAAAAGATTCTTGGAAAAAGAGATGAAATAATAAGAGGTTAGTAGTATTGAAGACTTTGGAGTACAGCTGGattgaaagagagagaaaatatagaTGGCATCTTTTCGGGAAAAAGGGAAGCACTAGGAGTCGAACCTCGGTAACATTGCATGCTTGTATTCTCTCTTTACCACTGCGCCACTAATAACTCCTTGTACATTAAGCAACTCAATAATGTTATTTACTAATTTGGGGGGCCTTTATTTTGGGGGCCCTGCGCGGTCGCGCTGCTCGCACCGCCCAAGCGCCGCCCCTGAAAGTCACCGGACTTGCTGATAGATCTTGCAAGGTTGACCTTCACTAACTTGTCCAGAAATGGATGTACCTATTTCTAGACATACTCATAACTCATGTGTACATTAGAATTTAGGCATATTTTATATACTTGTACTTCTTTTAGGAAACTTATTTTGAACTTAATTACTTATGGTCCTTGTGAGCTGCATTGGAGCATGTACATTGGGGGTTTTGGAATGACTCTCTAAGTAGTTCTTCAATAATAACTGGCTAGTTCTTGGCCAACATTGGGGCTCTCGAGTAGCTTTTTATGGAGAGCTAATTCAAGGTAACTCTTGAGTCACTTCATTTATTAGAGGAGCTAGTCAGCTAGCTATCTCTACCATAACGTGTGTccctaaattttaaatatttttttatgagACCACAATTAGGTGTGTGTACACAAGCCTTACTATTGGCTTGTGCAAGAGCCCACCAATTTTTGGGGACCCATTCTGAAAATGGCTTACCGTGAGTTAGTATAAAAATTAAATCCGCAATAACATTCACAATAGTAAGTTCAGGCTTGATGGTTTCAGATGGTTATAATTCTCAGGTTAATGAATTTGACTATTTATTAAACCTACatgtttataattttttatagacCGACATTCCTCCCTAACGTATTTTGCTAAATTTCTTCATTCTGaagaattttaatatttttctaTGGGTGGGTGGAAGTTAAAATTATGTAACTCCGTATGAACTTCTAATTCATGCCCACGCTATTGTTTTCTGGAAAAATATTTATTCTAATGAGGTTGGTATTAGTTAATGTTATCATTATATTCATTTTTTAGCCCATTTAAATCAACGGTGCATCTTCTTTGCATCCCAGCCCATTGCCTGACTTGCCTCAATCGTCAtcatatttcaagttcttttaaAAATGACTTAAAAAACCGACAAACATGGATGCATTTTTGTTTAGAAATATGTATGACATCTACTACTATCGCACCCCTAACTTTATAAGCataattttgagtttttttttaataaatggtttagtcttttgatATTTTCCAGAATTTTGACATATCATATTTGGTTAGCTTGATCAACAAATGTTAATTCTTAGgtcattttcctttttggtaGTTTTCTTGATAGTGATGCAAAGGATATGGTGCAAAACTTCATGTATACTTGGCAACTGAAACATAGTTTTTAATCCAACAAACAACAATGGTGAATTTCTTAGCATATTGAAGATTTGTGGATTTCTTTGGTTTAATCTAAAGAATACCTATGCTTAACTTAGTTACTTCGAACTAACATCTTTCTCTTattctcaatttttttaaaccccttggataaaaaaatatactcctAAACTAAGAATGTATTTGTGGTCTTGTGGGAGCTCATAATATATTCCATAAAAGTAATGCTTCCACCCAATATATCTTGGAAATTTTAGTTTGTCTACGTACTATCAAAATTATTAGTGAAAGTTTTCAGTGAAGTACTACatattatacatttatacctTTATCATTTTGATGTGTCCATTTACCATTTTTTTAAATTGAGTTTTCTAAAATATAACCCGTGCGTAGAACGAGCCAAAAGCTAGTTGATATTCACATGGTTAACCACTACAAAAAAAAGTATATAAATGAGTATATTTTAAGATGCCCGATTTGTTAGCACAGGGCCCCAAATAGTTTAAGACGGCCCTGTATGTACATGGATAAACACTTACCAATGTtgagttagttttttttttttttttttggagggagTTCAATAATCGAGGATGTCGTGTAGAGATGTAGTagtagaaagagagagagaaagtgaagaaCCGGAGATAGTCATGACCAGTTGTAATTTATAAGTACTCCATGACTCCATTCGTTAGAAGAAaaaccaaaaaagaaaatagGAGAAAAGGTATTTTACCATctacaaaaatcaaaaaattactTTTTACCACTTGAAGAAATTAGAATTTACATTTTTCCACCTaaagatacaaaaacttattttttaccacctggaaacggaaaaatagatgaaaagGTTATTTGACCTATAATTTTTCCGTTTTCAGGAGGTAAAAAATAAgctttaatttttttaggtcgtaaaatacaagttttagttttaataataataaaaaataacttttTGATATTTTAGATGTTAaattacaagttttagtttATAGGTcggtgaaaaataaaattttgatttttttagctgtaaaatataatttttccaAAGAACTATTTTTTTATTAGTTAGGTTTGCCTGTTCAGTGAGGTAGTCTGACTTTCTTtccctataaaaaaaaaaaaataaaaaatcgagCAGAtgtttgtattttattttttaaagttattaaaatAGTGAGATTGTGGTCCATTATTTTGGCTGCATTAAGATGAGATTGGGGGCTTTTCTGTTATACCGCAATGATGTTAGGCGTACTCTTTTGTTTGCTTATTTTTCTGATTTGATTTGATGTTTACAATTTTCTTTTGACTTGATGTCGATTTTTTGGGTCCATTATTTTTGGAGGCCGGTCACCTGGACATGTAAATCTTTTTTTACTTGACCAAAGACCAAAACCAAGATTTTGCCttacatttttacaaaaattagataatttaataatttacgTGACAATTTTGCAATTCGCCGTAGCAGATGGGGTCCAAATATATGAAAGAAAACCATAACTATTATAaggacaaattattttttactgtctaaaaaaatcgaaaattattttttaccatctaaaaaacaaaacttgtatttttaccacctacaaaaagtgtaaaacttgttttttttaccacctaaaccaaacttttcttcttctttgctATCTTTTGTTTTGACAATAGTTTTACACTTTTACAAACCCAAAGAACACGTCACAATATGTTAGAATCACAAACATTTTCAATAGGCGTTGGAATATGATCATGAACTATCAAGACCTGAATTCACTATCAGATGAAGGATCGGTGCTTAAAAATGTAAGATCACAAACTGAAGTATCGAATTCGAAAAAAGTGTTGGATTTGTAAAAGTCTTGTCAAAGCAGAAGCAAAGCAGGATTAATGTTTggtttaggtggtaaaaataaCTTCTAcactttttttaggtggtaaaatacaaattttatttttcaggtggtaaaaataattttttgatttttttaggttGTGGGATAATAAAAAACTTACAAGTGTTACAGAATAATACGAAACCTATTACTATTTTCACAAAATCATAACTATTAATCATAAAACTATATCTATTAAAACCCAAATCTTATATTAACACgttcttttttattaataaaGGTAACTAACTAACCGTAGTTATCATAAAgtatacggagtaattattTGATCATAAAATGTAATTGTAGTCTTATTAAGGGTCATCATTGAAAGTTTGTATATTTTTATTCCCGCTTGTTAAAAGTATGTTAATTCTCTAGTTTAAACTTGTCAATAAACcccatctattactatatactaaaagatacaccaggaatgacacgtgtcatttccaggtgcgattttttcccgccaaaatattttttttaacttttttaaaaagattttactttgcatttattttaggaaactaagataaaaaaaatgaaataaaaatataatagaATTACCATTGATAGAATATGCaattattttgtaaatattATGTATTAATTAGATTCCTAATTGCCTCATATCACGCTATTGTACAAAAAATAGTTTGTATATATACTGACAATACACAATCAATGAAAGTCAGGGGAATTAATTCTCACAACCATAAATGTAACTACGTAGTACatgatatattattggaggaaagatgaatcaatattattttctcctttacaatttgattttatttatatattgttttaattttttaattaatttatataatatttaagatttgattttatttatatattgttttaattttttaattaatttatataatattgaagaattgatttctaatgttagtctaataATAATACACGGTGAGTAcggatgttaattaaaataataataagtggTAAGTATACAGCTATATAATCCTTAACTTTGTACTCCGTATtgtactaatatgcatatttagcttatttggatatttattttatatactaTGAATTCATACTTTTGcatatattctttttactttCACGTTTTCCTAATATTACAAGTCTTTTATTTAGATactattaaataataaaatattttagtaaTAACCGTGCGTTACACGGGACCTAACCTAGTTTGGAAAAATAATT
This genomic stretch from Spinacia oleracea cultivar Varoflay chromosome 3, BTI_SOV_V1, whole genome shotgun sequence harbors:
- the LOC130470545 gene encoding uncharacterized protein; this encodes MKGINPVLVAGSIIETVNVATAIKSCNLQTFNDEFSVWHVKLKSLKILGMKVEFLVSRLEHLQRAASDAEAAKNKQQYLDLCSEHDVSESEIKDVEEKIRELVSVFDKCFDEIEGLKLEIENHESRFQKQVSALTF